A stretch of Terriglobales bacterium DNA encodes these proteins:
- the tatC gene encoding twin-arginine translocase subunit TatC: MPELEVEPAPPATGREPMASMSFLEHLEELRRRIIWSIVFIAAGFFACWWKAEVIYKYMKVPIDQALVRHKLSPDLFFTNPTEPFNIYLKIGLLAGVFVASPFVLYQVWAFIAPGLYRHERRYVLPFMSSSVFLFLAGGFFAYKLVYPAALDFLIGYGEQFKPIITIGEYTDLFLTIIIGMGIIFELPILVFFLSLMGIVSPGWMWRNLRYSILVIFVIAAIITPTTDILNMCIFAAPMVALYLLSIGVAWIVHPAQRKKRAAKKAAQ, from the coding sequence ATGCCTGAACTGGAAGTGGAACCGGCGCCGCCCGCCACCGGGCGCGAGCCCATGGCCAGCATGAGCTTCCTCGAGCACCTCGAGGAGCTGCGCCGGCGGATCATCTGGTCGATCGTGTTCATCGCGGCCGGGTTCTTCGCCTGCTGGTGGAAGGCCGAGGTCATTTACAAGTACATGAAGGTGCCGATCGACCAGGCGCTGGTCCGGCACAAACTCTCGCCCGACCTGTTCTTCACCAATCCCACCGAGCCGTTCAACATTTATCTGAAGATCGGGCTGCTGGCGGGAGTGTTCGTCGCGTCGCCATTTGTGCTCTACCAGGTGTGGGCGTTCATCGCGCCCGGGCTGTACCGCCACGAGCGGCGCTACGTGCTGCCGTTCATGTCGTCGAGCGTGTTCCTGTTCCTGGCCGGCGGATTTTTTGCCTACAAGCTGGTGTACCCGGCGGCGCTCGACTTCCTGATCGGCTACGGGGAGCAGTTCAAGCCGATCATCACCATCGGCGAGTACACGGACCTGTTCCTGACCATCATCATCGGGATGGGCATCATTTTCGAGCTGCCCATCCTGGTGTTCTTCCTCTCGCTGATGGGGATCGTGTCGCCCGGCTGGATGTGGCGCAACCTGCGCTACTCGATCCTGGTGATCTTCGTCATTGCCGCGATCATCACGCCGACGACCGACATCCTGAACATGTGCATCTTCGCCGCGCCCATGGTGGCGCTCTACCTGCTGAGCATCGGGGTCGCGTGGATTGTGCATCCCGCACAGCGTAAGAAGCGGGCGGCGAAGAAAGCCGCGCAATGA
- a CDS encoding ubiquinone/menaquinone biosynthesis methyltransferase: MSQALRKTADGAAPAGATDERAAAEQVRQMFTDIAPRYDLLNHLLSCNVDRLWWRRTARTFAHILRRPQARVLDLCCGTGDMAQAMLRVREHAGAAGGGPGVNPITGVDFSAAMLERARAKSTGKPLRWVEADALHMPFADGSFDLVVSSFGFRNLANYQAGLDEILRVLAPGGEVGILDFGEPGGVFGRLYGFYFRRVLPKIGTLISGVRGPYSYLPESVERFPAPGEMRERMERAGFREVNWTPYTFGIAGLHRGTK; the protein is encoded by the coding sequence ATGTCGCAGGCCCTTCGGAAGACGGCAGACGGTGCGGCTCCAGCCGGGGCGACAGACGAGCGCGCGGCCGCCGAGCAGGTGCGGCAGATGTTCACCGACATCGCGCCGCGCTACGACCTGCTGAACCATCTTCTCTCCTGCAACGTTGACCGCCTGTGGTGGCGGCGCACGGCGCGGACGTTTGCCCACATCCTGCGGCGTCCGCAGGCGCGCGTGCTCGACCTGTGCTGCGGTACCGGCGACATGGCGCAGGCGATGCTGCGCGTGCGTGAGCACGCCGGGGCGGCGGGCGGCGGGCCGGGCGTCAATCCGATTACGGGCGTGGATTTTTCCGCGGCGATGCTGGAGCGTGCGCGCGCGAAGTCGACAGGCAAACCGTTGCGCTGGGTGGAAGCCGATGCTCTCCACATGCCGTTTGCCGACGGCAGCTTCGACCTGGTGGTCAGCTCGTTCGGCTTCCGCAACCTCGCCAACTACCAGGCTGGTCTCGACGAAATCCTTCGCGTGCTGGCGCCGGGCGGGGAAGTGGGAATCCTGGACTTCGGCGAGCCCGGCGGCGTGTTCGGCAGGCTCTACGGCTTCTACTTCCGCCGCGTGCTGCCCAAGATCGGCACGCTTATCTCCGGCGTGCGCGGCCCGTACTCGTACCTGCCGGAGTCGGTCGAGCGCTTTCCCGCGCCCGGCGAAATGCGGGAGCGCATGGAGCGCGCCGGCTTCCGCGAAGTGAACTGGACGCCGTACACGTTCGGGATCGCGGGCCTTCACCGCGGGACGAAGTAG
- a CDS encoding M20/M25/M40 family metallo-hydrolase yields the protein MKRLLICTLLFLSAAALAQMPGERVIEEALKPSPLGENLRKLTDEVGGRVPGTPAFDGAIAWAREAFKAAGADSVTTEEFTMPQGWEEGATSLDVTAPTRFHARAISIAWSSPLAKTRARVVDIGRGTPGDFAKAGDVSGTVVLVHSGVLKTWEDLFAEYLEAPAIIDQAAKAKAAAIAFTATREHDILYRHINTFSGKVFGIPQVLIAREDAERIARLLAAGKQVEVDLSLPNRVLPPIHTSNVIAELRGSERPNEFVILGAHLDSWNLGTGALDNGCNAALVVDALRAIKASGVKPRRSIRFVLFSGEEQGTFGSWDYAKRHRAELDNMAGVVIFDTGIGEVTGFSVGGRKDIATELARAMRPLERFGATQLTADAFVGTDNYDFLIEGVPNFVANQKEDNYLVNYHATSDTFDKVDLERLKRHVAIAAYLTTALAHSREKFSRQSRPEIEQLMRETHLDDQMKALRLWDEWENGSRGRQK from the coding sequence ATGAAGCGACTGCTGATTTGCACTCTTTTGTTTCTTTCTGCCGCCGCCCTTGCCCAGATGCCGGGCGAGCGCGTGATCGAAGAGGCGCTGAAGCCTTCGCCGCTCGGCGAGAACCTCCGCAAGCTGACCGATGAAGTGGGCGGACGCGTGCCCGGCACGCCGGCTTTCGACGGCGCCATCGCCTGGGCCCGGGAGGCGTTCAAGGCCGCCGGCGCCGACTCGGTGACGACGGAGGAATTCACCATGCCGCAGGGCTGGGAGGAAGGCGCGACCTCACTCGACGTGACGGCGCCCACTCGTTTCCACGCCCGTGCCATTTCCATCGCCTGGTCGTCGCCGTTGGCGAAGACGCGTGCGCGCGTGGTGGACATCGGTCGCGGCACGCCTGGCGATTTCGCCAAGGCCGGCGACGTCAGCGGCACGGTAGTGCTGGTTCACTCCGGCGTGCTGAAGACGTGGGAAGACCTCTTCGCCGAGTACCTGGAAGCGCCGGCGATCATCGATCAGGCGGCGAAGGCGAAAGCGGCCGCCATTGCCTTTACCGCGACGCGCGAGCACGACATCCTCTATCGCCACATCAATACTTTCAGCGGCAAAGTGTTCGGCATTCCGCAGGTGCTGATCGCGCGGGAAGATGCCGAGCGGATCGCGAGGCTGCTGGCGGCAGGAAAGCAGGTGGAAGTGGACCTGTCGCTGCCCAATCGCGTGTTGCCGCCCATCCATACGTCGAACGTGATCGCGGAGCTGCGCGGCTCGGAACGCCCAAATGAGTTCGTGATACTCGGCGCCCACCTGGATTCCTGGAACCTCGGCACCGGCGCGCTTGACAACGGCTGCAACGCGGCGCTGGTGGTGGACGCGCTGCGGGCGATCAAAGCGTCAGGCGTGAAGCCGCGGCGCAGCATCCGCTTCGTGTTGTTCTCCGGCGAAGAGCAGGGCACGTTCGGCTCGTGGGACTACGCCAAACGGCACCGCGCCGAGCTCGACAACATGGCGGGCGTGGTCATCTTCGACACCGGCATCGGCGAGGTCACAGGCTTTTCCGTCGGAGGCCGCAAAGATATTGCTACCGAACTGGCGCGCGCCATGCGTCCGCTGGAACGCTTCGGCGCCACGCAGCTCACTGCCGACGCGTTCGTGGGCACCGACAATTACGACTTCCTGATCGAGGGCGTGCCGAACTTCGTGGCCAACCAGAAAGAGGACAATTACCTGGTGAACTACCACGCGACCAGCGATACGTTCGACAAGGTGGACCTGGAGCGGCTGAAGCGGCACGTGGCGATCGCGGCGTATCTCACGACCGCGCTGGCGCACTCGCGGGAGAAGTTCAGCCGCCAGTCACGCCCGGAGATCGAGCAGCTCATGCGCGAAACCCACCTCGACGACCAGATGAAAGCGCTGCGCCTGTGGGACGAGTGGGAGAACGGGAGCCGCGGCCGGCAGAAATGA
- the aroB gene encoding 3-dehydroquinate synthase has translation MEQVQVNVGPRPYDALIGSGLLRHAGEHIVAALERPARVFVITVTPVKRRWSAPLGKSLRAAKLKFDVITMPDGERHKTLASLEKLAAELARRGADRGACVVALGGGVVGDVAGFLGSVYMRGVDVVQAPTTFLAQVDASIGGKTGVNLRAGKNLVGTFHQPRLVIIDPAVLATLPEREYRAGLYEALKCGVIRNPAIFRFMEENREAILGRERQALEWLIAACVRVKAEVVGADERENGLRRILNFGHTLGHALEADTGYRRFLHGEAVAWGMVAACRIAEEMRQISPQQSQRVIDLIRAYAPLPRVTSSASGLLRRLAVDKKTSNGVPRFVLPVDIGEVEIVAGVPESTVRSAVEDVRRLSKT, from the coding sequence ATGGAGCAAGTCCAGGTCAACGTCGGGCCGCGTCCGTATGACGCGCTGATCGGCTCGGGATTGCTGCGCCACGCCGGCGAGCACATCGTGGCGGCGCTGGAACGTCCGGCGCGCGTTTTTGTGATCACGGTGACGCCGGTCAAGCGGCGATGGTCGGCGCCGCTCGGGAAATCGCTGCGCGCGGCGAAACTCAAGTTCGACGTCATCACCATGCCCGACGGCGAGCGGCACAAGACGCTCGCGTCGCTGGAGAAACTCGCCGCCGAGCTGGCGCGCCGCGGCGCCGATCGCGGCGCCTGTGTTGTGGCGCTGGGCGGCGGCGTGGTGGGCGACGTGGCCGGCTTCCTCGGTTCGGTGTACATGCGCGGTGTTGACGTGGTGCAGGCGCCGACCACGTTCCTGGCGCAGGTGGACGCCAGCATCGGCGGCAAGACGGGCGTGAACCTTCGCGCCGGAAAGAACCTGGTCGGCACGTTTCATCAGCCGCGGCTGGTGATCATTGACCCGGCGGTCCTGGCCACGCTGCCCGAGCGCGAGTATCGCGCCGGGTTGTACGAGGCGCTGAAGTGCGGCGTGATCCGCAACCCCGCCATCTTCCGCTTCATGGAGGAGAACCGCGAAGCAATCCTCGGGCGCGAGCGGCAGGCGCTCGAGTGGCTGATCGCGGCGTGCGTGCGCGTGAAGGCCGAAGTGGTGGGCGCCGACGAGCGCGAGAACGGCCTGCGCCGCATACTGAACTTCGGACACACGCTTGGCCACGCGCTCGAGGCGGACACGGGGTATCGCCGCTTCCTGCACGGCGAGGCGGTGGCCTGGGGCATGGTGGCGGCGTGCCGCATCGCGGAAGAGATGCGTCAGATCAGCCCGCAGCAGTCGCAGCGGGTGATCGACCTGATCCGCGCGTACGCGCCGCTGCCTCGCGTGACTTCGAGCGCCTCCGGCCTGCTGCGCCGGCTGGCGGTCGACAAGAAGACATCGAATGGCGTGCCGCGCTTCGTGCTGCCGGTGGACATCGGCGAGGTGGAAATCGTGGCCGGAGTGCCGGAGAGCACGGTGAGGAGCGCGGTGGAGGACGTCAGGCGGCTCTCCAAAACCTGA
- the nadB gene encoding L-aspartate oxidase produces MAPTPSEFDFLVIGAGIAGLRAAIELAPAGRVLVLAKGEWTESATQYAQGGIAVALSDEDEISLHLHDTLAAGDGLCNEAAARVLVEEGPERIQELIAWGAEFDRSGTKLTFAREGAHSRSRVLHAHGDSTGREIGRALYARAAALPQITFSEFEFTAELWADSGRVCGAELINRDGSRSRVRARAVLLATGGLGQVYRETTNPTVATGDGVAMAFHAGAEITDMEFVQFHPTALYLKGAPRFLLSEALRGEGAYLRNAALERFMPKYHEMAELAPRDVVSRAIANELAASKDPDAVVYLDMTHLNGERLRKRFPRIYSTCMQYNLDIAAEMVPVRPAAHYAMGGVRTDLEGRTGLAGLYAAGEVAGTGVHGANRLASNSLLEGLVFGARAGAAMREEGPAPGPAKRQNPPRPANSAAADPEVPIAAIRELMWNNVGVVRTGAGLKQAVADLERLGSLLPAGASRRQIEAWNMHTVAQLITRSALARQESRGAHYRADFPARDDQRFKKHSVVRGDAAVIFE; encoded by the coding sequence ATGGCCCCAACCCCTTCGGAATTCGACTTTCTCGTCATCGGCGCCGGGATCGCCGGCCTGCGTGCGGCGATCGAGCTCGCGCCCGCCGGGCGCGTCCTGGTGCTGGCCAAGGGCGAGTGGACCGAGTCGGCCACGCAGTACGCCCAGGGAGGCATCGCCGTCGCCCTCAGCGACGAGGACGAAATCAGCCTCCACCTGCATGACACGCTCGCCGCCGGCGACGGCCTGTGCAACGAAGCCGCCGCCCGCGTCCTGGTGGAAGAAGGTCCCGAACGCATCCAAGAGCTGATCGCCTGGGGCGCCGAGTTCGACCGCAGCGGCACCAAACTCACGTTCGCCCGCGAGGGCGCCCACAGCCGCAGCCGCGTGCTGCACGCCCATGGCGACTCCACCGGACGCGAGATCGGACGCGCGCTCTACGCCCGCGCCGCCGCTCTGCCGCAGATCACGTTTTCCGAATTTGAGTTTACCGCCGAACTGTGGGCCGACTCCGGCCGCGTCTGCGGCGCCGAACTGATCAATCGAGACGGCAGCCGCTCGCGCGTCCGCGCCCGCGCCGTCCTGCTCGCCACCGGAGGGCTGGGGCAGGTTTATCGCGAAACAACCAATCCCACCGTCGCCACCGGTGACGGCGTCGCCATGGCCTTCCATGCCGGCGCCGAAATCACCGACATGGAGTTCGTGCAGTTCCACCCCACCGCGCTTTACCTGAAAGGTGCGCCGCGCTTCCTGCTCTCGGAGGCGCTGCGCGGCGAAGGCGCCTACCTGCGCAATGCGGCGCTGGAGCGCTTCATGCCGAAGTATCACGAGATGGCGGAGTTGGCGCCGCGCGACGTCGTCTCGCGCGCCATCGCCAACGAGCTGGCAGCCAGCAAGGACCCCGATGCGGTTGTCTACCTCGACATGACGCACCTGAACGGCGAGCGCCTGCGCAAGCGCTTTCCGCGGATCTACTCCACCTGCATGCAGTACAACCTCGACATCGCCGCCGAGATGGTTCCCGTGCGTCCGGCCGCCCACTATGCCATGGGCGGCGTGCGCACCGATCTGGAAGGACGCACCGGCCTCGCCGGACTCTACGCCGCGGGCGAAGTTGCCGGCACCGGCGTGCACGGCGCCAATCGCCTCGCCAGCAACTCGCTGCTCGAAGGCCTCGTGTTCGGCGCGCGCGCCGGCGCTGCGATGCGTGAAGAAGGGCCCGCTCCCGGCCCCGCAAAGCGCCAGAACCCGCCACGGCCGGCGAACTCAGCCGCCGCCGATCCTGAAGTCCCGATTGCGGCCATTCGCGAGCTGATGTGGAACAACGTTGGCGTGGTGCGCACGGGCGCCGGTCTGAAGCAGGCAGTTGCCGATCTGGAGCGCCTTGGCTCGCTGCTGCCGGCGGGCGCTTCGCGCCGCCAGATCGAAGCGTGGAATATGCACACCGTCGCGCAGCTCATCACGCGCTCGGCGCTGGCGCGCCAGGAGAGCCGCGGAGCGCACTACCGCGCCGATTTCCCTGCCCGCGACGACCAGCGCTTCAAGAAGCACTCGGTTGTGCGCGGCGACGCGGCAGTGATCTTCGAGTAG
- a CDS encoding TatA/E family twin arginine-targeting protein translocase, producing MNLGMPEMIFIFLLALIIFGPRRLPEIGRQLGRALTEFKRASNEFKSQLEQEIREIEYQEANRIGPPAAAPEGTVSQLPSTTSSSPAVDAELHSHHETHGYDA from the coding sequence ATGAACCTGGGAATGCCGGAAATGATCTTCATCTTCCTGCTGGCCCTGATCATCTTCGGGCCGCGGAGGCTGCCGGAGATCGGGCGCCAGCTGGGCCGCGCGCTGACCGAATTCAAGCGCGCGTCAAACGAGTTCAAGTCGCAGCTCGAGCAGGAAATCCGGGAAATCGAGTACCAGGAAGCCAACCGCATCGGGCCGCCGGCGGCCGCGCCGGAGGGCACGGTGAGCCAATTGCCCTCCACCACTTCGAGCAGCCCGGCGGTTGACGCCGAGCTGCACTCCCACCACGAAACCCACGGATACGATGCCTGA
- a CDS encoding M28 family peptidase, whose protein sequence is MKAATLKAAGLALTAAIGLAFTVPGCAQAGKSSAKKISQSQPAPATGPFSGERAMQYTREVVAMGPRPVGSAGHKKLEEYLHAHLAKDQAEEDAFTASTPAGTFAMKNIIAKFPGTKDGIIVVGSHYDTCYPLKTFVGANDGGSTTALLLELANHLRGGRRDGYSVWLVWFDGEEAIRQWTPDDSLYGSKHLAARWKADGTAAKIKAFLLADMIGDRDLNIQRDTNSTPWLLDLVGQAAAKLNYRSYFFEQQTAVEDDHLPFARIGVPVADIIDLDYGYNNVFHHTPEDTIDKVSAKSLGISGSVILETIKMLDSR, encoded by the coding sequence ATGAAGGCCGCCACCCTTAAGGCGGCGGGCCTCGCGCTGACCGCGGCGATCGGCCTCGCATTCACTGTTCCGGGTTGCGCGCAGGCGGGCAAGTCGTCAGCTAAGAAGATTTCGCAATCGCAGCCTGCGCCCGCGACCGGCCCGTTCAGCGGCGAACGCGCGATGCAGTACACGCGCGAGGTCGTGGCCATGGGGCCGCGGCCGGTGGGCAGCGCCGGGCACAAGAAGCTGGAAGAGTATCTGCACGCGCACCTGGCCAAAGACCAGGCCGAGGAAGACGCCTTCACCGCCTCCACTCCGGCCGGCACGTTCGCGATGAAAAACATCATCGCGAAGTTTCCGGGTACGAAGGACGGCATCATCGTTGTCGGGTCGCACTATGACACCTGTTATCCGCTGAAAACGTTTGTCGGCGCCAACGACGGCGGCTCGACGACCGCGCTGCTGCTCGAGCTGGCCAATCATCTGCGCGGCGGCAGGCGCGACGGATACAGCGTGTGGCTGGTGTGGTTCGACGGCGAGGAAGCCATCCGGCAGTGGACGCCCGACGACAGCCTCTACGGCAGCAAGCATCTCGCCGCCAGGTGGAAGGCTGACGGGACCGCCGCGAAGATCAAAGCGTTCCTGCTCGCCGACATGATCGGCGATCGCGACCTCAATATTCAGCGCGACACCAACTCCACGCCCTGGCTGCTCGACCTGGTCGGGCAGGCGGCTGCGAAGCTCAACTACCGCTCCTACTTCTTCGAACAGCAGACGGCGGTTGAGGACGATCACCTGCCATTTGCGCGCATCGGCGTGCCGGTGGCCGACATCATCGACCTCGACTACGGCTACAACAACGTCTTCCACCACACGCCGGAGGACACGATCGACAAGGTGTCCGCGAAGAGCCTGGGGATCTCGGGGAGCGTGATTTTGGAGACGATCAAGATGCTGGACAGTCGTTAG
- a CDS encoding NAD-dependent epimerase/dehydratase family protein, translating into MESVLVTGVAGNLGRRLLPQLAGMRVIGVDFVEPRGEQPARFVRMDLGVEDSCPGLVKLIREEQPACVIHLAFVLDAVRTGVLDPERMWQINVAGTARVMEAITEAGRRGVEVRKFIFPSSVSAYGPNLPGPVKEDFPLGGHSLPYAIHKRECDLVVQQRAASISPCRTFILRPHIFVGPSVENYLVAGLRGTPSGAGLRAQRMRERGKRLPMIVPWGDKYLRHRCQFVHVDDVARLLAWIVRRPDAGPQVTILNVGGRGIPPSLGRCAEIAGAKLVQLPTRALARLALEITWRMGISGFPPEAFPYLTGEYIMDLGNLQRFLGADFERVIRYTVEDAVRESVRREPAAATATALAT; encoded by the coding sequence ATGGAAAGCGTGCTGGTGACCGGCGTGGCGGGAAACCTGGGACGCCGGCTGCTTCCCCAGCTCGCTGGAATGCGCGTGATCGGCGTGGACTTCGTGGAGCCGCGCGGCGAGCAGCCCGCGCGCTTCGTCCGCATGGACCTGGGCGTGGAAGACTCATGCCCCGGCCTGGTCAAGCTGATCCGCGAGGAGCAGCCCGCGTGCGTGATTCACCTCGCGTTCGTGCTCGACGCGGTGCGCACCGGCGTGCTGGATCCGGAGCGCATGTGGCAGATCAACGTGGCCGGCACCGCGCGCGTGATGGAAGCCATTACCGAAGCCGGCCGCCGCGGCGTCGAGGTGCGCAAGTTCATTTTTCCCAGCAGCGTCTCCGCCTACGGCCCAAACCTGCCCGGACCGGTGAAGGAAGACTTCCCGCTCGGCGGGCACTCACTTCCCTACGCCATCCACAAGCGGGAGTGCGACCTGGTCGTGCAGCAGCGCGCCGCCAGCATCAGTCCCTGCCGGACGTTCATTCTTCGTCCGCACATTTTCGTTGGGCCGAGCGTGGAGAACTACCTCGTGGCCGGGCTGCGCGGCACGCCCTCGGGCGCGGGACTGCGCGCGCAACGCATGCGCGAGCGCGGAAAACGCCTGCCCATGATCGTGCCCTGGGGCGACAAATATTTGCGGCATCGCTGCCAGTTCGTTCATGTGGATGACGTGGCGCGCCTGCTGGCGTGGATCGTGCGCCGTCCAGACGCCGGTCCGCAGGTCACCATCCTGAACGTGGGCGGCCGCGGGATTCCGCCCTCGCTCGGCCGCTGCGCGGAAATCGCCGGCGCCAAGCTCGTCCAGTTGCCCACGCGCGCCCTCGCCAGGCTCGCGCTGGAGATCACCTGGCGCATGGGCATCTCCGGCTTCCCGCCGGAAGCGTTTCCCTACCTGACCGGCGAGTACATCATGGACCTGGGAAACCTTCAGCGGTTCCTCGGCGCCGACTTCGAGCGCGTGATCCGCTACACGGTGGAAGACGCCGTCCGCGAAAGCGTGCGCCGCGAGCCCGCCGCGGCGACAGCAACCGCCTTGGCGACGTGA
- a CDS encoding Rieske 2Fe-2S domain-containing protein, translating into MRGGPEAEVWRWSLLVSLLGVVLLGISGWPGGTLVFRNQIGVDHRYANAAQFRERELASWNDPACNTGELGQGQMMLLRVRGERVVIGRCSDGIVAFSDRCTHRGGPLSDGALVGCTVQCPWHGSQFDVHTGRVVTGPAKSKIEAYETEVRGGEVYVAPRGLERKAA; encoded by the coding sequence ATGCGCGGCGGCCCTGAGGCGGAGGTCTGGCGCTGGTCGTTGCTCGTGTCGCTGCTGGGAGTGGTGCTGCTCGGCATCTCCGGATGGCCCGGGGGAACACTGGTGTTTCGCAACCAGATCGGCGTGGACCACCGCTACGCCAACGCCGCACAATTCCGCGAGCGCGAGTTGGCGAGCTGGAACGATCCTGCCTGCAACACCGGCGAGCTCGGCCAGGGCCAGATGATGCTGCTGCGTGTGCGCGGCGAGCGGGTCGTCATCGGCCGCTGCTCCGACGGCATCGTCGCCTTCAGCGACCGCTGCACGCATCGTGGTGGACCGCTCTCCGACGGTGCTCTGGTCGGCTGCACGGTGCAGTGTCCGTGGCACGGTTCGCAGTTCGACGTCCACACCGGCCGCGTCGTTACCGGACCGGCGAAGAGCAAGATCGAGGCCTACGAAACGGAAGTCCGCGGCGGCGAGGTTTACGTGGCGCCGAGGGGGCTGGAGCGGAAGGCGGCGTAA
- a CDS encoding TerC family protein: MEGPAFWIGFNVFVLAMIAMDFFLAQRKPHAIKFREAMWWTAFWVGLAAAFAVLVYIWRGPQKTLEFATGYLIEESLSVDNLFVFLVLFGYFKVPEQYQRKVLTLGILGALVMRGLFILAGVGLINRFHWIIYVFGVFLIYTGFTLLRKSDEDVEPEKNIVLRLARRWIPITSDYEGDRFFVKRDTRTFATPLFAVLLVVETTDVVFALDSIPAILAISKDPFIVYTSNVFAILGLRALYFALAGMMQVFHYLHYGLAVILMFIGVKMLLSARYEIPIFVALGVVILVLAISVGASVAFPAKVKA; the protein is encoded by the coding sequence ATGGAAGGTCCCGCCTTCTGGATTGGCTTCAACGTCTTCGTGCTGGCCATGATTGCGATGGACTTTTTTCTGGCCCAGCGCAAGCCGCATGCCATCAAGTTCCGCGAAGCGATGTGGTGGACGGCCTTCTGGGTCGGCCTGGCCGCCGCCTTTGCCGTGCTGGTTTACATCTGGCGCGGGCCGCAGAAGACCCTGGAATTCGCCACCGGCTACCTGATCGAAGAGTCCCTCAGCGTGGACAACCTGTTTGTCTTCCTGGTGCTTTTCGGCTACTTCAAGGTGCCGGAGCAGTACCAGCGCAAGGTGCTCACGCTGGGGATCCTGGGCGCGCTGGTGATGCGCGGGCTGTTCATCCTGGCGGGCGTGGGCCTGATCAACCGCTTCCACTGGATCATCTACGTGTTCGGCGTGTTCCTCATCTACACCGGGTTCACGCTGCTGCGAAAGAGCGACGAAGACGTGGAGCCGGAGAAGAACATTGTCCTGCGGCTGGCGCGGCGCTGGATTCCGATCACCTCGGACTACGAGGGCGACCGCTTCTTCGTGAAGCGCGACACCCGCACCTTCGCCACCCCGCTGTTTGCCGTGCTGCTGGTGGTGGAGACCACCGACGTCGTTTTCGCGCTCGACTCGATACCCGCGATCCTGGCCATCAGCAAAGACCCATTCATCGTTTACACGTCGAACGTCTTCGCGATACTGGGCCTGCGGGCGCTCTATTTCGCGCTGGCCGGCATGATGCAGGTGTTCCACTACCTGCACTACGGCCTGGCCGTCATCCTGATGTTTATCGGCGTGAAGATGCTGCTCTCGGCCAGGTATGAGATACCAATCTTCGTCGCACTGGGCGTCGTGATTCTGGTGCTGGCGATCTCGGTGGGGGCGTCGGTCGCGTTTCCCGCGAAAGTAAAAGCCTAA
- a CDS encoding carbon-nitrogen hydrolase family protein, with amino-acid sequence MTSRTIRVAIVQGSPEFLDLAGTLRKTISLAEKAAKQGAQLVCFGETWLPGYPAWLDSCPDAALWDHAPAKEVFARLRANSVAVPGPATQALSEAAARLKIAIVIGINERVDSGPGHGTLYNSILTLGPDGALLNRHRKLVPTFTERLVWGQGDARGLRSVEAHGVRVGALVCWEHWMPLARQVLHNSGEQVHIALWPHVHEMLQIASRHYAFEGRCFVLAAGQILRVRDLPAELKRPEGMAPDDLLLRGGSAIIGADGKYVAGPLGAEEQLLVADLDLTQIDRESMTLDVTGHYSRPDLFDFAVKA; translated from the coding sequence ATGACCTCACGCACAATCCGCGTCGCCATCGTGCAGGGTTCGCCGGAGTTCCTCGACCTGGCGGGCACGCTGCGGAAAACAATCTCGCTGGCCGAGAAGGCGGCGAAACAAGGCGCTCAGCTTGTCTGCTTCGGCGAGACGTGGCTGCCGGGATATCCGGCGTGGCTCGATTCGTGTCCTGACGCGGCGCTCTGGGACCACGCGCCAGCGAAGGAAGTGTTCGCCCGTCTGCGCGCCAACAGCGTTGCCGTGCCGGGTCCGGCGACGCAGGCGCTGTCGGAGGCGGCGGCACGGCTGAAGATCGCCATCGTGATCGGCATCAACGAGCGCGTGGACAGCGGGCCGGGACATGGCACGCTCTACAACAGCATCCTGACCCTCGGTCCCGACGGCGCGCTGCTCAACCGGCATCGCAAGCTGGTGCCGACCTTCACCGAGCGGCTGGTGTGGGGACAGGGCGATGCGCGCGGCTTGCGCTCGGTGGAAGCGCACGGCGTGCGCGTAGGCGCGTTGGTGTGCTGGGAGCACTGGATGCCGCTCGCGCGGCAGGTGCTGCACAACAGCGGTGAGCAGGTGCACATTGCTCTGTGGCCGCACGTCCACGAGATGCTGCAGATCGCCAGCCGCCACTACGCGTTCGAAGGGCGATGCTTCGTCCTCGCTGCCGGACAGATTCTGCGCGTGCGCGACCTGCCCGCGGAGTTGAAGCGGCCGGAGGGAATGGCGCCGGATGATCTCCTGCTGCGCGGCGGAAGCGCCATCATCGGCGCGGACGGAAAATACGTTGCCGGGCCGCTGGGCGCGGAGGAGCAGTTGCTGGTGGCTGATCTTGATCTCACCCAGATCGATCGCGAGAGCATGACGCTCGACGTGACCGGCCACTACTCCCGTCCGGATCTGTTCGATTTTGCGGTGAAGGCGTAA